A part of Myxococcus landrumus genomic DNA contains:
- a CDS encoding alpha/beta hydrolase: MKGLLETREVHSPSLESNPLGDPARRRLTVYLPPGYAEGDRRYPAVYFLHAFGNSGGSWTNASGFAPTVPERLDALIESGAVPPVVGVFPDGWTSLGGSQWINSDAIGRYRDYLAKDVVGFVDRNFRTLPKAASRAVLGHSSGGYGALVMGRYHPEIFSHLGAHSADAYFEYCYLPDLPKAVGALLKSGGIESWQTEFRQRVRETKMRGDDFPVVNTLAMAAAYSPKKGEPLNLELPFDAQTGRVKLDVWNRWLVHDPVRFVPKFLDSYRKLKTLFLDCGTRDEFNIRWGTRMLAEDLKSSGVELVHEEFEDGHSGVSYRFARSLSVLLPKLSLE; this comes from the coding sequence ATGAAGGGATTGCTGGAGACGCGCGAGGTGCATTCACCCTCGCTGGAGTCCAATCCGCTGGGCGACCCGGCGCGGCGCCGGCTCACCGTGTACCTGCCGCCGGGCTACGCAGAGGGAGACCGGCGCTATCCGGCCGTGTACTTCCTGCACGCCTTCGGCAACAGCGGAGGCTCGTGGACGAACGCGTCGGGCTTCGCGCCCACGGTGCCGGAGCGGCTGGACGCGCTCATCGAGTCCGGCGCGGTGCCTCCCGTGGTGGGTGTGTTCCCCGACGGGTGGACGTCGCTGGGGGGCAGCCAGTGGATCAACAGCGACGCCATCGGTCGCTACCGGGACTATCTGGCCAAGGACGTGGTGGGCTTCGTGGACCGCAACTTCCGCACGCTGCCCAAGGCGGCGTCGCGGGCCGTGCTGGGGCACAGCTCGGGCGGGTACGGCGCGCTGGTGATGGGGCGCTACCACCCGGAGATCTTCTCGCACCTGGGCGCGCACTCGGCGGACGCGTATTTCGAGTACTGCTACCTGCCGGACCTGCCGAAGGCCGTGGGGGCACTCTTGAAGTCCGGTGGCATCGAGTCCTGGCAGACCGAGTTCCGTCAGCGCGTGCGCGAGACGAAGATGCGCGGCGACGACTTTCCGGTGGTGAACACGCTGGCGATGGCGGCGGCGTACTCCCCCAAGAAGGGTGAGCCGCTGAACCTGGAGCTGCCCTTCGATGCGCAGACGGGCCGGGTGAAGCTGGACGTGTGGAACCGCTGGCTGGTGCATGACCCGGTGCGCTTCGTCCCGAAGTTCCTGGACTCCTACCGGAAGCTCAAGACGCTCTTCCTCGACTGTGGCACGCGCGACGAGTTCAACATCCGCTGGGGCACGCGCATGCTGGCGGAGGACCTGAAGAGCTCGGGTGTGGAGCTGGTGCACGAGGAGTTCGAGGACGGTCACTCGGGCGTGTCCTATCGCTTCGCCCGCTCGCTCTCGGTGCTCCTGCCGAAGCTCTCACTGGAGTAG
- a CDS encoding L-erythro-3,5-diaminohexanoate dehydrogenase, protein MSNDLYGLSRVVGEKGVLPQRARKLDPSLPCRDTEMLIDVESLNIDAASFKQIKGEVGGDPARIGERIQEIVRERGKMQNPVTGSGGMLIGRVKEIGAKHPAREQLQVGDRIATLVSLTLTPLVIEEVKAVHVDIDRVDIRGHALLFSSGIYAKLPSDIPDTLALAALDVCGAPALVARYVKPGMTVAVLGAGKSGALCLAQARRNLESRGKLIALDVSQSALDVLSSMGLCDVALKVDATQGVDVMEAVSQATQGQLCDLVVNCASVGNTEMATILSVKDGGTAIFFSMATSFTTAALGAEGVGKDVTMLVGNGFVPGHASLTLALLRTEPALLQLFATRYV, encoded by the coding sequence ATGAGCAACGACCTCTACGGGCTGTCCCGCGTCGTCGGCGAGAAGGGCGTGCTGCCGCAGCGCGCTCGGAAGCTGGACCCCTCGCTGCCGTGCCGCGACACGGAGATGCTCATCGATGTGGAGAGCCTCAACATCGACGCCGCTTCCTTCAAGCAGATCAAGGGAGAGGTGGGCGGCGACCCGGCGCGCATCGGCGAGCGCATCCAGGAGATTGTCCGCGAGCGGGGCAAGATGCAGAACCCCGTCACCGGCTCGGGAGGCATGCTGATTGGCCGGGTGAAGGAGATTGGCGCGAAGCACCCGGCACGCGAGCAGCTCCAGGTGGGCGACCGCATCGCCACGCTGGTGAGTCTGACGCTGACGCCCCTGGTGATTGAAGAGGTGAAGGCGGTCCACGTGGACATCGACCGCGTCGACATCCGTGGCCACGCGCTGCTCTTCTCCAGCGGCATCTACGCGAAGCTGCCGTCGGACATCCCGGACACGCTGGCGCTGGCGGCGCTGGACGTGTGTGGGGCGCCCGCGCTGGTCGCCCGGTACGTGAAGCCCGGGATGACGGTGGCGGTGCTGGGCGCGGGCAAGAGCGGGGCGCTGTGTCTGGCGCAGGCTCGGCGCAACCTGGAGAGCCGGGGCAAGCTCATCGCGCTGGACGTGTCGCAGTCCGCGCTGGATGTGCTGTCGTCCATGGGCCTGTGTGACGTGGCGCTGAAGGTGGATGCCACGCAGGGTGTGGACGTGATGGAGGCGGTGAGCCAGGCCACGCAGGGACAGCTCTGTGACCTGGTGGTGAACTGCGCCAGCGTGGGCAACACGGAGATGGCGACCATTCTCTCGGTGAAGGATGGAGGAACGGCCATCTTCTTCTCCATGGCGACCAGCTTCACCACGGCCGCGCTCGGCGCCGAGGGCGTGGGCAAGGACGTCACCATGCTGGTGGGCAATGGCTTCGTGCCCGGCCATGCGTCGCTGACGTTGGCGCTGCTGCGCACCGAGCCCGCGCTCCTCCAGCTCTTCGCCACGCGGTACGTCTAA
- a CDS encoding ankyrin repeat domain-containing protein has protein sequence MFRKLMLGTLGLLVLVCAVMTAAWWSLRAEPAPQGRLLATSEAERYLLAAAREGDSEVVSGLLKAGTPVEARDARGFSPLILAAYHGHLDTVRVLLSAGADACAGDKRGNTALMGAAFKGHGDIVALLNQQPCAVDQTNSLGQTALMFASLFGRQEVVDQLREKGASPDARDDSGRSAQDWAQTQHAPQAPVAPAATGAASAAAR, from the coding sequence ATGTTTCGCAAGCTGATGCTGGGTACCTTGGGTCTGCTGGTGCTGGTGTGCGCGGTGATGACGGCCGCGTGGTGGTCCCTGCGAGCGGAGCCCGCGCCTCAAGGCCGCCTGCTGGCCACCAGCGAGGCGGAGCGCTACCTGCTCGCCGCTGCTCGCGAGGGTGACTCGGAGGTCGTCTCGGGATTGCTCAAGGCCGGCACGCCCGTGGAGGCGCGCGATGCGCGTGGCTTCTCCCCTCTCATCCTGGCGGCGTACCACGGGCACCTCGACACCGTGCGCGTGCTGCTCTCGGCGGGCGCGGATGCCTGCGCGGGTGACAAGCGGGGCAACACCGCGCTGATGGGCGCGGCCTTCAAGGGCCATGGCGACATCGTCGCGCTGCTCAATCAACAACCGTGCGCGGTGGACCAGACCAACAGCCTGGGGCAGACCGCCCTGATGTTCGCGTCCCTCTTCGGGAGACAAGAGGTCGTGGACCAGCTCCGCGAGAAGGGCGCCTCTCCCGACGCGCGGGATGACAGCGGCCGCAGCGCCCAGGACTGGGCTCAAACCCAGCATGCGCCTCAAGCCCCGGTGGCCCCCGCGGCGACGGGCGCGGCCTCCGCGGCGGCTCGATAG